In a genomic window of Thunnus thynnus chromosome 16, fThuThy2.1, whole genome shotgun sequence:
- the fbxo34 gene encoding F-box only protein 34, whose translation MHLKSYPKLVRSELRLDPAGVQTSSQRSGVFMSQQGALLRTCGSNHGNISSSRLPLSVISTNTLRRSNATTNSNNNNNISSSSSSVVTSLRLKTSPSGALQLLPSPPDCENDTLSLYQTAAEDGDAPLDIWAAIKPGHVREKIAIFTSEAGRTDASGGSERTSTSSSGSWDRTSPVCTSHAPMAGLSRAVKAKGSWEETSNAKRRRRSGSNQNLQQDQRNQLPDPPEHAHKLSPHRSDSTQRASGEQGGVEAVSEEAEDTKVSVVDMVAFLEQRASKQQQRDSKPVLALQRSSTTIMLSRAPPPEVREGSEVRGEEPESVRVSDMVAKLESECLRTRVEGDLSRSNSLRRMVGRVLLAATDQCSAPCQPASPSSSLTSSPSSSLSGAQREPISCSETPRTSALTPPLPDVATPPSGDVAVVARGGGSSASETQATPLQSEGAEPLPGLLFLSPPPAASELQTRPHTDSTPPSSPHTPTDSKPRPPHHRTTFDPEADPSRPHRPPVSGSQSEKSRAQEEEVAVVPVARRASVSQDFLEMRQRLQQLLEPQPYLSLLPHHLLLKILLLLNTQSLAALKCSCHYFQFIIDTYGVRPADSLWVSDPRYRDDPCKQCKKRYGRGDVSLCRWHHKPYCQALPYGPGYWMCCHGTHRDAPGCNVGLHDNRWVPAFHSINVPIYRAEDD comes from the coding sequence ATGCATCTGAAGTCGTATCCGAAGCTCGTGCGTTCAGAGCTGCGTTTGGATCCGGCCGGTGTTCAGACGTCGTCCCAGCGGAGCGGCGTGTTCATgagccagcagggggcgctgctgAGGACCTGCGgcagtaaccatggcaacatcAGTAGCAGCCGCCTCCCACTCAGCGTCATCTCGACCAACACGCTGCGCCGCAGCAACGCCACcaccaacagcaacaacaacaacaacatcagcagcagcagcagcagtgtggtCACTTCGCTCCGGCTAAAGACGTCACCCAGCGGCGCCCTGCAGCTCCTCCCCTCGCCACCGGACTGCGAGAATGACACGCTCAGTTTGTACCAGACAGCTGCAGAGGACGGTGACGCGCCGCTGGACATCTGGGCCGCCATCAAGCCTGGACACGTCCGCGAGAAGATCGCCATCTTCACCTCAGAAGCGGGACGGACGGATGCTTCAGGAGGTAGTGAACGCACCTCAACCAGCAGCTCCGGCAGCTGGGATCGCACGTCGCCGGTGTGTACAAGCCACGCCCCCATGGCGGGGTTGTCGAGGGCGGTGAAGGCGAAGGGAAGCTGGGAGGAAACCTCCAACGCCAAGCGGCGCAGGAGGTCTGGGAGCAACCAGAACCTCCAGCAGGACCAGAGGAACCAGCTCCCAGACCCTCCTGAACACGCCCACAAATTGTCGCCGCACCGCTCGGACTCGACGCAGCGGGCGAGCGGCGAGCAGGGAGGGGTCGAGGCGGTGTCGGAGGAGGCGGAGGACACGAAGGTGTCGGTGGTGGACATGGTGGCGTTCCTGGAGCAGAGAGCGAGCAAGCAGCAGCAACGTGACTCCAAACCTGTGCTCGCTCTCCAGAGGAGCTCCACCACCATCATGCTGTCCAGAGCCCCGCCCCCTGAGGTCAgggaggggtcagaggtcagggggGAGGAGCCAGAGAGCGTCAGGGTGTCGGACATGGTGGCCAAGCTGGAGTCCGAGTGTCTGCGGACGCGAGTGGAGGGAGATCTGTCGAGGAGCAACAGTCTGAGGAGGATGGTGGGACGCGTCCTGCTCGCCGCCACGGACCAGTGCTCCGCCCCCTGCCAGCCcgcatcaccatcatcatcactgacatCATCACCATCGTCATCACTGTCAGGAGCTCAGAGAGAGCCAATCAGCTGCTCAGAAACACCCAGAACTTCAGCTCTGACCCCGCCCCTCCCTGACGTAGCCACGCCCCCCTCAGGCGACGTGGCGGTCGTGGCTCGGGGGGGCGGGAGCAGTGCTTCAGAGACTCAGGCCACGCCCCTGCAGTCTGAGGGGGCGGAGCCTCTGCCaggcttgttgtttttgtctccgCCTCCTGCGGCCTCGGAGCTGCAGACACGCCCCCACACAGactccacccctccctcctcacCTCATACACCCACAGACTCTAAGCCCCGCCCCCCACACCACAGAACGACCTTTGACCCGGAGGCCGACCCCTCACGGCCCCACCGCCCTCCTGTCTctggcagccaatcagagaagaGTAGAgctcaggaggaggaggttgccGTGGTGCCTGTGGCGCGGCGTGCGTCGGTGTCGCAGGACTTCCTGGAGATGCGTCAGcgtctgcagcagctgctggagccgCAGCCGTACCTGTCGCTGCTGCCGCATCACCTGCTGCTGAagatcctgctgctgctgaacacGCAGAGCCTCGCCGCGCTCAAGTGCAGCTGCCACTACTTCCAGTTCATCATCGACACGTACGGCGTGCGGCCCGCCGACTCGCTCTGGGTGTCTGACCCCCGTTACCGCGACGACCCCTGCAAGCAGTGCAAGAAGCGCTACGGCCGCGGCGACGTGTCGCTGTGCCGCTGGCACCACAAGCCGTACTGCCAGGCGCTGCCCTACGGACCCGGATACTGGATGTGTTGCCACGGCACCCACAGGGACGCGCCCGGCTGCAACGTGGGTCTCCATGACAACCGCTGGGTGCCGGCGTTCCACAGCATTAACGTGCCGATCTACAGAGCTGAGGacgactga
- the jmjd7 gene encoding bifunctional peptidase and (3S)-lysyl hydroxylase JMJD7, whose translation MEAVKKRLAEFSLEAHDLYLNQSVPYLEEPPDPLQFYRDWIGPNKPCIIRNAFNHWPALTRWTPAYLREKVGSKVISVAVTPNGYADAVNGDRFVMPEERQMSFSSVLDVIEGKVEKRGVFYVQKQCSNLLDELPELTDDVEPHVPWMSAALGKLPDAVNFWLGEARAVTSMHKDHYENLYCVISGEKNFILLPPTDRPFIPYGVYQPAVYRQQDDGEFEVVDQSDSEKVPWIPLDPLDPDLQRYPSYRRARPVHCSVKAGEMLFLPSLWFHHVQQSHGCIAVNFWYDMEYDIKYNYFQLLETLSEVTGAT comes from the exons ATCTGTATCTGAACCAATCAGTGCCTTACCTGGAGGAGCCACCTGACCCGCTGCAGTTCTACCGCGACTGGATTGGTCCAAACAAACCTTGTATCATCCGCAACGCCTTCAACCATTGGCCGGCTCTGACCAGGTGGACGCCGGCGTACCTGAG gGAGAAGgtggggtcaaaggtcatcagCGTGGCAGTGACTCCTAACGGCTACGCTGACGCCGTGAACGGAGATCGCTTCGTGATGCCGGAGGAGCGGCAGATGAGTTTCTCCTCGGTGCTCGACGTCATAGAAGGAAAG GTGGAGAAGCGCGGCGTGTTCTACGTGCAGAAGCAGTGCTCCAACCTGCTGGATGAGCTGCCGGAGCTGACGGACGATGTGGAGCCGCATGTTCCCTGGATGAGCGCGGCGCTCG GAAAGTTACCAGATGCAGTAAACTTTTGGCTCGGAGAGGCGAGAGCCGTCACATCCA tgcaCAAAGATCACTATGAGAATCTTTACTGTGTGATTTCTGGAGAGAAAAACTTCATCCTGCTGCCGCCCACAGACCGACCTTTCATCCCCTACg GTGTGTATCAGCCGGCTGTTTACCGTCAGCAGGACGACGGTGAGTTCGAGGTCGTGGATCAGAGCGACTCTGAGAAG GTCCCCTGGATCCCTCTGGACCCTCTGGACCCGGACCTGCAGCGGTACCCGTCGTACCGGCGAGCTCGACCGGTCCACTGCAGCGTGAAGGCCGGAGAGATGCTGTTCCTGCCATCACTGTGGTTCCACCACGTGCAGCAGTCGCACGGCTGCATTgcag TGAATTTCTGGTACGACATGGAGTACGACATCAAGTACAACTActtccagctgctggagacGCTGTCTGAGGTCACCGGGGCGACGTGA